ACGCGGCTGCCGCACTTTGCTTTGGCAGCATTGTCACTCTCTCTCAGCTACATTCCATATGTTGCCATTCactcttctcctccctccaCATCCCACGAGCTAACCTGCAGCGGGGCAATCCATAGCCAACTCAGCAGTCACTGCCAACGTCGCCAGATGGATCCCGAGCCGAACCGCGTCGCTGGAGAACGCACGCCCTTgttcgccgacgagcagtcATCCAGAGACTATAGCGACGTCATTCTGCGTCAGCAGCGACCGCTTGCCTACACACTTTTTTTCGACCCCAACTACACGCCGGGCAAGGATAGTGACACCTTGGTCGTCAGAAGCCTAGCTCACGTTTGCCATGTCACCAAGGTGACACTTTACAGCGGTATAATGGACTCAGACTTCCTCCCTTGCCGCAACTGACGCTCGGCAGACTATGTGAACTTCCTCCTGGTCATGGTGCCCATAGGCATCGTCGCCGGAGCCGTGGGCTGGAGTCCGGCCACCGTCTTCACGCTCAACTTCTTTGCCATCATCCCTCTCGCCGCTGTCCTATCCTTTGCCACAGAACAAATTGCGATGAAGCTCGGAGAATCTATGGGGGGGCTTTTGAACGCCACTTTTGGTAATGCCGTGGAGCTAATTGTGCGAAACCCCCCACCTCACTCGAGCCACTGGCCGAGGAAATTGACCCTATGTAGGTCAGCATCGTTGCCCTCAAAGATGGCCAAATCGAAGTAGTCCAGTCCTCTATGCTTGGCTCTATTCTATCCAATCTTCTCCTCGTCATGGGCATGTGCTTCTTCCTTGGTGGCCTTTGCCATCGCGGCCGGACTGGGAGCGGCACGGAGCAAGGGTTTtctgctgccgttgctcaAACCACATGTTCCCTGATGACGCTGTCGTCTGCTTCCTTGGTCATTCCAGCGGCTGTAAGGCCACTACATGTCCGCATGGATGACGGTCATCACGATAGCTGACTCCACATAGTTGTATGCTGTTATGAACCAGAACGGCTCCGATGACAATTCCAGGTCGCCCTCATCCTGTCTCGGGCAACGGCAATCatccttcttgtcctctATATTCTGTATCTCATTTTTCAGCTCCGGACGCATAGCAACCTCTTTGACGCTGAGGGCCAGAACGCGGCAGAGCTCGAAGCGGAGGAGCAACCACGACTTGGTGCCATCTCCGCCGCAGCTGTCCTCGTTGTTGTCACCGTTCTCGTGTCCATCTGTGCCGAGTACCTGGTTGGAAGcatcgacgacctggtcgaCAGCGCAAACATTAGCAAGGCCTTCATTGGGTTGATTCTGATACCGATTGTGGGGAATGCCGCTGAGCATGTCACCGCGgtggtcgtcgccctgcgCAACAAAATGGACTTGGCCATGGGCGTTGCCATGGGTTCCTCTATTTAGATTGCCCTGGGTCTCACGCCTTGTCTGGTCATTGTTGGCTGGGCGATTAACCAACCCATGAGCCTCCATTTCGAGACCTGTAAGTTCTGCAAACTGTATCCAATTGCCCTCCGCGAGGTTTAAATTTGTCAAACAGTCGAAACGGTTGCGTTCGCGGTGTCCGTCTTGGTAGCGACATACACGGTCCAGGATGGCAAGTCCAACTACCTCGAAGGTGCCATGCTTCTAGGTTTCTACATGATCATTGCTATCGCTTTCTACGCTACACCTAGTGACGCGCTTCACAAGACGAGTGTGATTGCGGGCTAAGTATGCCAGCTTCAAGCATCTTCCAGTCTGCAAGCGGAGACGACCAGAAACGAAGAGTTTGCGCATCGGGGAGAGATCGGATCGACAGTTGATCTACGAATTTCTAGCGTCAAATACTATGTCTTTCGACGATCTAAATTTTAAGCAGAAGATTGGCGGTTGCTTTTATGCCAATTGATGCTTACTGCTGCCTACTTGCATGACCACGAACGCATGCAGGGTCCTGCGCTTGTGGTATGAAGCTTTCGTATCACGTCTTCCCTATGTCTGGATGTGTTGTACGCACTCACCGACTGGGAAAGAGTGAATGAACTTGTCAGCTCTAGCTACAGAAAGGAGTGGAAGGCTGCGTCTCATATAGACGAAGCTGGCAAATGTCGACAGAGTCACAGAGTCACAGAACCTTCTAGAAACATCCAGTCTCTCCCAACAGGATGACACTGGCTTGGCTGTATATTTGTCGTTTTGCATACAGATAGTGTCGCTCTGCCTACGAGTCTTCTTCTGATCATCTGTCATGGTTGGGTTAACAGCAAGGAGTGATGAGCAGCATAGGACCCCGAAGGTGACTGTATTGATCTCTAAGGAGCCATCTTCTCCTCTCTTTGCGCAAAGCTTTTCCTTATATAGCCCCTGGAGACccctggcagcggcgcggtGAAACAATTTACCGACGCCGTATAAGCTGCGTGGTAGCCATGATATGGGCGCATGACATCATCGCACAATCAGATTTCTTGTGCTGTATTTTCGGGGTGTTCGCTTCTCTGGACCCTCGGTTGCTTTTGCAGGTGCTGCTTCGAAGCGACGAAGGATATGCTGGAACCCTTCCATTGGGCGCCATTCAACGCGTCGATGCCTTCGACCGCGATGCCAAGGACTAATTAGGTTGCCCCACTTCCGCTCCACCGTGACTTTGGGGGAAGCCCACCACGACAACCCAAGATTCGAAGGAAGTATCTACGAAGGAATATAGCCCTCTGAGATATCGAAGGTGCCTCGCGCGTCCGTACCCTAAGTCAACCTCCACTGGAACGTTCCCGCCTGGCCGCTACGGCGCTAACCGGTAACTTAATGTGGGCTGTTGCTATGCTTCAATGAACAGCACTTTGCATCTCTCCGATGGCCTTCGCTATAGTACTCGCCTTGCTGCTCGTCTTGCTACTCGTCTCGCGGCGACTGGTTTGCCGACCCGTGATTATTAGTGAAAATTAGGCATCAATACGGCGTTTGAGATACCAAAGGAACCATTCTGTCTTTCGTCCATATTTAGTGTCAAAATGTGATGGTTGTAGGTTTCAGTGGCCTTGATCACTGCCCAAGTTAGGAGGACGAAGGTCCCAGTTCTTATATACTCAAAGATGTCCAAGTGGGTCCAGGCGCATCCTCGGTCTGGAGCGGAATATCGTTTGACATTTAGCACAGACGCCAGAACGGAGAGCATATTCAATTGTCAACCGAACGGCTTTATCAAGAGTCACCTTCGGGTAATAGATTTATTGCCTCTAGATATTGGCCATGCAGCAACAAGTACAGTAGGAGCAAAAATCTCCATTGATTGGTAATGTTTTTGCGGAGGTAAGCTATAATCTAGCATACGTATTGAACCGCGGTCAGCGTCATAGCGGCCTGCACGAAATTTACAGCGGGCGTTGCAGACTAATCGACAAGACCCACGAAGCATTGGGCCACGTTACATACCCGGCGCCAGCTTTCGAGCCTCGACGAACTCTTTGGGCCGCTCTACAGGCCGTTCCGTCCGCTTTATGTTCCGCTCCCCTatttgctgccgccggctgcgTACCTGAGGGGCATGTCCATGCCGATACGGCGCGCGGTGAGGCGGACACGCTCTCCTCATCCATACCCAGGCCCGGGTTGTAGCGCTCAATGAGCGCGACATATTGTCGCTGCCAGCGCAGGTATGTGACAAGttgctcggcctcggcgcgggcttGGTGGTGCTGCGCCGTCGGTGTGAtcggtgatgatgtcgacggcgatgaagcCGAGGATGAGGGTGAGGAtggggcgccgctgctggcaaATATGCCCCGAAGATAGGCGTGAAGCGGTGAGCGCGGGACCTTGAGAATAGGCCGCGGGGGGAGTTCACGGAGGAGGGAGCGGTAGAGGGAGCGGAGGTGGGTAGACGTGTGTGCGGCCATGGCTGGGGTGCGGCCGCTTGTGGAGGTTGGCGATGGTTTGAGTCGGACCGCAGGCGGCAGGAACTGGTATTGTGTTGGTGGCGGGGAAGGTCAGGTCCCCTGTGTCAGTGTTAATTTCTTCTGTATCAGCTTATGACGTACAGGAGCGCGATGTGCGCGGAAGAACCGACGAAATAGTGCTATTGCTTGGCTAGATCGCGGCGCTACCATTGTAGACTTAGGTAGGGAGCGACTGCCGATTTGTGTcagcgctggcggcggggcatAGCCGAGACTGAGTGGGTGTGGTGATGGCGTTTGGAGAAGCAAGCTCCCAAATGCATAACCCACTCGTCGGCAAAaaggtacagtacgtacAGGAAGAGGGTCACGACTCAATGGGTAGACTGGCTACAGGTCCCAGGTCGCATCCTGAGCATGGCAGGGCTGCTGTCAGATGGAAGGCGCTGTTGTGGCTCTGTTCCAAAATCAGCACATCCCCGATGTCAAGGTCATGGACACGGGACACTGACGAGTGGCGAGCCCGCTCATCGTGCTTGACAAGACTTGGCGGTGCCGTTTTGCTCTCCTATTGTGACGGCACACTTGCCTGGAACTCATTCTTTCATCGGTGGTGGGCTGGTTTGAACGGGAAGACAAGAAACACGTGTACGAATTGTGACCGAAGAATCCTGACATCACGAGGTACGGTAACATCCGCAAAGTACCGATGACGTCATAGCG
Above is a genomic segment from Purpureocillium takamizusanense chromosome 2, complete sequence containing:
- the VCX1_5 gene encoding Calcium/proton exchanger CAX-like (COG:P~EggNog:ENOG503NU56~TransMembrane:8 (i75-94o100-118i130-150o162-184i196-218o224-244i271-295o310-334i)) — protein: MDPEPNRVAGERTPLFADEQSSRDYSDVILRQQRPLAYTLFFDPNYTPGKDSDTLVVRSLAHVCHVTKVTLYSDYVNFLLVMVPIGIVAGAVGWSPATVFTLNFFAIIPLAAVLSFATEQIAMKLGESMGGLLNATFGNAVELIVSIVALKDGQIEVVQSSMLGSILSNLLLVMGMCFFLGGLCHRGRTGSGTEQGFSAAVAQTTCSLMTLSSASLVIPAAVALILSRATAIILLVLYILYLIFQLRTHSNLFDAEGQNAAELEAEEQPRLGAISAAAVLVVVTVLVSICAEYLVGSIDDLVDSANISKAFIGLILIPIVGNAAEHVTAVVVALRNKMDLAMGVAMGSSI
- the VCX1_6 gene encoding Calcium/proton exchanger CAX-like (TransMembrane:2 (i7-25o31-50i)~COG:P~EggNog:ENOG503NU56), with translation MSLHFETFETVAFAVSVLVATYTVQDGKSNYLEGAMLLGFYMIIAIAFYATPSDALHKTSVIAG
- a CDS encoding uncharacterized protein (COG:S~EggNog:ENOG503P79W), with amino-acid sequence MAAHTSTHLRSLYRSLLRELPPRPILKVPRSPLHAYLRGIFASSGAPSSPSSSASSPSTSSPITPTAQHHQARAEAEQLVTYLRWQRQYVALIERYNPGLGMDEESVSASPRAVSAWTCPSGTQPAAANRGAEHKADGTACRAAQRVRRGSKAGAGL
- a CDS encoding uncharacterized protein (COG:S~EggNog:ENOG503P79W), with the translated sequence MAAHTSTHLRSLYRSLLRELPPRPILKVPRSPLHAYLRGIFASSGAPSSPSSSASSPSTSSPITPTAQHHQARAEAEQLVTYLRWQRQYVALIERYNPGLGMDEESVSASPRAVSAWTCPSGTQPAAANRGAEHKADGTACRAAQRVRRGSKAGAGYVTWPNASWVLSISLQRPL